In Haliotis asinina isolate JCU_RB_2024 chromosome 15, JCU_Hal_asi_v2, whole genome shotgun sequence, one DNA window encodes the following:
- the LOC137265210 gene encoding uncharacterized protein: protein MSVSKTGICVLVFASFIDNIVGNTVPGIWSTPCGPPAPIIPWGGIFDDPSPGPSNNDLSAELYTRTKESHQHAIALREAATIHRLDSSVTLALILEGSTHVNFPSPDDVIFWTDKNSTTTTLKKDYENLSIAYVFLEAVQADDISDFNNTLKSTLEHAMEKILAMLCTIQSFLSNHDQSIGSYVTRQMMPSSLREITSDSSKRQRDYIIAKDVVHLLTRVKESHAMLKTGYQ, encoded by the exons ATGTCTGTTTCCAAGACCG GAATCTGCGTACTCGTCTTTGCCTCCTTCATAGACAACATCGTGGGAAACACCGTGCCTGGAATCTGGTCAACACCTTGTGGTCCCCCAGCTCCTATTATTCCATGGGGAGGTATTTTCGATGACCCATCACCTGGACCGTCCAACAACGACCTATCGGCTGAGTTGTACACCAGAACCAAGGAATCTCATCAACACGCCATCGCACTTCGTGAAGCAGCT ACTATCCATCGACTGGACTCAAGCGTGACCCTTGCCCTTATATTGGAAGGATCTACCCACGTCAACTTTCCCTCTCCTGATGACGTCATATTTTGGACGGACAAAAACTCA ACGACGACCACCCTGAAGAAAGACTACGAGAACCTCTCCATCGCTTACGTGTTCCTCGAGGCTGTCCAAGCTGACGATATCAGCGATTTCAACAACACCCTCAAATCTACCCTCGAACATGCAATGGAGAAAATACTGGCGATGCTTTGCACAATACAGAGCTTCCTGAGCAACCACGATCAAAGCATCGGAAGTTACGTCACACGTCAGATGATGCCGAGTTCACTTCGCGAGATCACGTCCGATAGTAGCAAACGCCAACGAGACTACATCATTGCCAAAGATGTCGTACATCTGCTAACTAGAGTGAAAGAAAGTCACGCAATGCTGAAGACGGGTTATCAGTGA